Proteins co-encoded in one Sporosarcina sp. FSL K6-1522 genomic window:
- a CDS encoding 3-hydroxybutyryl-CoA dehydrogenase → MDIKKVMVIGAGQMGGGIAQVCAQAGFDVTLNDIKEESYTKGLAVITKNLSRNVEKGRMTEEEKAAVLGRITKSLDLQDAEKVDIVIEAAVENMDIKRSIFAKLDSIAPAHAILASNTSSLPITEIAAATNRPEKVIGMHFMNPVPVMQLVEIIRGLATEDDVYKAVEDMTVKLAKTPVEVNDFPGFVANRVLMPMINEAIYTLYEGVATIESIDEVMKLGMNHPMGPLQLADFIGLDTCLYIMETLHEGFGDSKYRPCPLLRKYVKAGWLGKKSGRGFYVYN, encoded by the coding sequence ATGGACATCAAAAAAGTAATGGTCATCGGAGCAGGGCAAATGGGGGGCGGCATTGCCCAAGTATGTGCACAGGCAGGCTTTGACGTGACATTGAATGATATCAAAGAAGAATCCTACACAAAAGGGCTTGCAGTCATTACGAAAAACCTTTCACGTAACGTTGAAAAAGGTCGTATGACAGAAGAGGAAAAAGCAGCGGTTCTCGGTCGTATTACGAAATCACTAGACTTGCAGGATGCGGAAAAAGTGGACATTGTCATCGAAGCAGCTGTTGAAAATATGGACATTAAGCGTTCGATTTTCGCGAAACTAGATAGTATTGCACCGGCACATGCCATTCTTGCATCCAATACATCTTCGCTTCCAATTACCGAAATTGCGGCAGCAACCAATCGCCCAGAAAAAGTCATTGGTATGCATTTTATGAACCCAGTACCTGTTATGCAGCTTGTTGAAATCATCCGTGGTCTTGCAACAGAGGATGATGTCTACAAAGCGGTTGAGGATATGACAGTGAAACTAGCAAAAACACCAGTAGAAGTAAACGACTTCCCAGGCTTTGTTGCCAATCGTGTGCTGATGCCAATGATCAATGAAGCAATCTATACGCTCTATGAAGGTGTTGCAACGATTGAATCGATCGACGAAGTGATGAAACTCGGCATGAACCATCCAATGGGGCCGCTACAACTAGCAGATTTCATCGGACTCGACACATGCTTATACATTATGGAAACGCTACATGAAGGATTCGGAGATTCAAAATATCGCCCATGTCCATTGCTTCGAAAATATGTCAAAGCGGGTTGGCTTGGTAAAAAATCAGGACGAGGTTTTTACGTTTACAACTAA
- a CDS encoding acetyl-CoA C-acetyltransferase, translated as MARTVIVEGARTPFTKLGGALHTLTASDLGGVAIKEALHRANIAADEVDEVIIGTVLQAGQGQIPSRQAATKAGLPWSVKTETINKVCASGMRSVTLGDQLIRLGDEEVIVAGGMESMSNAPYYVPKGRFGMKMGDAQLIDGMIYDGLSCSFSPDRVHMGTYGNGTAEKLSLTREAQDTWSLRSHERALQAIDNGLFAEEIVAIEIPQRKGDPVVVNTDEAPRRDTSLESLAKLRPAFGKEGTITAGNAPGVNDGACALVLMNEERAKREGKTPLATIIGHAEVAIAPEDFPQTPGLVINELLKKTGKQLQDIDLFEINEAFAAVALASAQIADLDPEKVNVNGGAVALGHPIGASGARIILTLAHELKRRGGGIGIASICSGGGQGDAIMIEVPKLA; from the coding sequence ATGGCAAGAACGGTCATAGTAGAGGGCGCACGAACGCCTTTTACAAAATTGGGTGGCGCATTACATACGTTAACGGCAAGTGATCTTGGTGGTGTGGCGATTAAAGAAGCATTGCATCGTGCGAACATTGCAGCAGATGAGGTCGATGAAGTCATCATCGGAACGGTATTGCAGGCAGGGCAAGGGCAAATACCTTCGAGGCAAGCGGCGACGAAAGCAGGCCTGCCATGGTCGGTCAAAACAGAAACCATTAACAAAGTGTGTGCATCAGGTATGCGTAGTGTGACGTTAGGCGATCAGCTTATTCGCCTTGGGGATGAAGAAGTGATTGTTGCAGGTGGCATGGAATCGATGTCTAACGCACCCTATTACGTGCCAAAAGGCCGTTTTGGTATGAAGATGGGTGACGCGCAACTTATTGATGGCATGATCTATGACGGGCTTTCTTGTTCGTTCTCACCGGATCGTGTCCATATGGGGACATATGGCAATGGAACAGCTGAAAAATTGTCGTTAACGCGTGAAGCGCAGGATACGTGGTCATTACGCAGTCACGAACGTGCTTTACAAGCAATCGATAACGGCTTGTTTGCAGAAGAAATCGTTGCGATTGAGATTCCGCAGCGCAAAGGCGATCCAGTGGTCGTGAATACGGACGAAGCACCACGTCGTGATACGTCACTCGAATCGTTGGCAAAATTGCGCCCGGCATTTGGCAAGGAAGGCACGATTACAGCAGGCAACGCACCAGGCGTCAACGACGGGGCATGCGCACTTGTGTTGATGAATGAAGAGCGTGCGAAACGCGAAGGCAAAACACCTTTGGCTACCATTATCGGTCACGCAGAAGTGGCGATTGCACCAGAAGATTTTCCACAAACACCGGGGCTCGTCATCAATGAGCTGTTGAAAAAGACAGGCAAGCAACTACAGGATATTGACCTGTTTGAAATTAATGAAGCATTTGCGGCTGTAGCGTTGGCGAGTGCACAAATTGCGGATCTTGACCCTGAAAAAGTCAATGTTAACGGCGGGGCTGTTGCACTTGGACATCCGATTGGCGCAAGTGGCGCACGTATTATTTTGACACTGGCACATGAATTGAAACGCCGTGGTGGCGGCATTGGCATTGCATCCATTTGTTCGGGTGGCGGCCAAGGCGATGCGATTATGATTGAAGTACCAAAATTAGCGTGA
- a CDS encoding (Fe-S)-binding protein, which yields MSPLLIANWILCLLVIAYALALFTYLIKTRIQFIKLGKKVEFDNNVKERLQKIWVYVFGQKKLLKDKKSGTIHLLFFYGFLLVQLGAIDLIWKGLKPGSHLPLGPLYPAFTFFQEIVALTILVAVVWAFHRRYIEKLVRLKRGWKSGLVLIFIGGLMLSTLLANGMNIIWQGHDATWTEPVASLIATVFGFLPATGAAAVFFVGWWAHLLILLTFLVYVPQSKHAHLIAGPANVYFHRLDHAGTLKPIDFEALENAEDEDEMPSLGVGKITDFTQLQMIDLYACVECGRCTNMCPAAGTGKMLSPMDLITKLRDNLTNTGALVTKQKPWVPTFAFNNTKANQIALAAGLEGASMDDIYSPALIGDVITEEEIWACTTCRNCEDQCPVMNEHVDKIIDLRRYLVMTEGKMDADAQRAMTNIERQGNPWGLNRKEKEKWRDASPDIRIPTVKELKKADEEFEYLFWVGSMGAFDNRSQKIALAFARLMNEAGVKFAILGNKEKNSGDTPRRLGNEFLFQELATSNIEEFEKAGVTKLVTIDPHAYNIFKNEYPDFGFKAEVIHHTELLYELVMKGKLKPEHAINETITFHDSCYLGRYNDVYDPPREILKAIPGVNLVEMKRNRQDGMCCGAGGGLMWMEEDTGHRINVARTEQALEVSPGIISSGCPYCLTMLSDGTKAVEVEDKVGTYDIAELLERSIFGETVQVLEEQEEAAVLQ from the coding sequence ATGAGCCCATTGCTAATTGCGAACTGGATTTTATGCTTGCTAGTGATCGCATATGCACTTGCTTTGTTCACGTATTTGATCAAAACACGGATTCAATTCATTAAACTGGGGAAGAAAGTAGAGTTTGACAACAACGTCAAAGAACGTCTTCAAAAGATTTGGGTCTACGTCTTCGGACAAAAGAAACTATTAAAGGACAAGAAAAGTGGGACAATCCATTTACTGTTCTTCTACGGTTTTTTGCTCGTACAACTTGGAGCAATTGACTTGATTTGGAAAGGATTAAAACCAGGTTCGCATTTGCCGCTTGGACCACTTTATCCAGCCTTTACATTTTTCCAAGAAATTGTCGCATTGACGATTCTTGTGGCGGTTGTGTGGGCATTCCACCGTCGATATATCGAGAAACTTGTACGTTTAAAGCGAGGATGGAAATCGGGGCTTGTCCTGATCTTCATCGGGGGACTCATGCTTTCGACATTACTTGCAAACGGTATGAATATTATTTGGCAAGGCCATGACGCAACATGGACGGAGCCAGTAGCATCACTGATCGCTACAGTATTTGGATTCTTGCCGGCAACAGGAGCGGCAGCTGTGTTCTTCGTTGGTTGGTGGGCACACTTACTCATCTTGCTGACATTCCTTGTGTACGTGCCACAATCTAAACACGCGCACTTAATCGCAGGGCCTGCAAACGTTTACTTCCATCGTTTGGACCACGCGGGAACGCTAAAGCCTATCGATTTTGAAGCATTGGAAAATGCGGAAGATGAGGATGAAATGCCTTCGCTTGGGGTTGGAAAGATTACTGACTTCACGCAACTGCAAATGATTGACCTTTATGCATGCGTGGAATGTGGGCGCTGTACAAATATGTGTCCAGCAGCAGGGACGGGTAAAATGCTGTCTCCGATGGACTTGATTACGAAATTACGTGATAATTTAACGAATACAGGTGCACTCGTGACGAAGCAAAAACCATGGGTACCGACGTTTGCTTTTAACAACACGAAAGCGAACCAAATTGCGCTCGCGGCGGGTCTTGAAGGTGCTTCTATGGACGATATTTACAGTCCAGCACTCATTGGCGATGTTATTACAGAAGAAGAAATTTGGGCATGTACAACGTGCCGAAACTGTGAAGACCAATGTCCGGTGATGAACGAACACGTTGACAAAATCATTGACCTTCGTCGTTATCTTGTGATGACGGAAGGGAAAATGGATGCGGATGCACAGCGTGCTATGACGAACATTGAGCGTCAAGGGAATCCGTGGGGATTGAACCGCAAAGAGAAAGAAAAATGGCGTGATGCAAGTCCGGATATTCGCATTCCAACTGTGAAAGAATTGAAAAAAGCAGATGAGGAGTTTGAGTATCTGTTCTGGGTTGGCTCGATGGGGGCATTCGACAACCGTTCACAAAAAATTGCGCTCGCATTTGCGCGTTTGATGAACGAAGCAGGTGTGAAGTTTGCGATTTTGGGCAATAAAGAAAAGAACTCTGGGGATACACCGCGTCGTCTAGGAAATGAGTTTTTATTCCAAGAGCTAGCGACATCGAATATCGAAGAATTCGAAAAAGCGGGCGTAACGAAACTCGTTACGATTGACCCGCACGCCTACAATATCTTTAAAAATGAATACCCAGACTTTGGTTTTAAAGCAGAAGTCATTCACCATACCGAATTGTTGTATGAACTTGTGATGAAGGGCAAATTGAAGCCAGAGCATGCGATTAATGAAACAATCACGTTCCATGATTCTTGTTACCTCGGCCGATACAATGATGTCTATGATCCGCCACGTGAAATTTTGAAGGCAATTCCGGGCGTCAATCTTGTAGAGATGAAACGTAACCGCCAAGACGGCATGTGCTGTGGTGCGGGTGGCGGTTTGATGTGGATGGAAGAAGATACGGGCCATCGCATTAACGTTGCACGTACAGAACAAGCACTTGAAGTAAGTCCAGGCATTATTTCATCCGGCTGTCCGTATTGCTTGACGATGTTGTCAGATGGCACGAAAGCGGTTGAAGTAGAAGACAAAGTCGGCACATACGACATTGCAGAGCTACTAGAACGTTCGATTTTCGGAGAAACTGTGCAAGTACTTGAAGAGCAAGAAGAAGCTGCAGTTTTACAATAA
- a CDS encoding ECF transporter S component, protein MKLQRLTLTALFAAMCVIGGMIKIPSAMGSLALDTVPALLSVAFLPPLFSGIAATLGHVASAMYAGFPMGPFHVLVALEMFAIVVIFSYLHKAGYTLMKWGFFILANGLLAPLPFYFLVSPAFFVGILPSILVATLLNSAVAAVVIPALQQVAKGRMGALR, encoded by the coding sequence ATGAAGTTGCAACGGTTGACACTGACTGCGTTGTTCGCAGCGATGTGTGTGATTGGTGGGATGATTAAAATTCCCTCTGCAATGGGTTCATTGGCGCTCGATACGGTACCTGCGCTGTTATCCGTAGCTTTTTTACCACCGTTATTTTCGGGCATCGCAGCAACGCTAGGTCATGTGGCTTCAGCGATGTATGCGGGATTTCCTATGGGGCCGTTTCATGTGTTAGTTGCGCTTGAAATGTTTGCAATTGTTGTGATCTTTTCGTACTTGCATAAAGCAGGCTACACGCTCATGAAGTGGGGGTTCTTTATTCTCGCGAACGGTTTGTTGGCACCTCTGCCGTTTTATTTCCTTGTGTCGCCGGCATTTTTTGTAGGCATCTTGCCGTCGATTTTGGTCGCGACGTTATTGAATTCGGCGGTGGCAGCGGTTGTCATACCAGCATTGCAGCAAGTAGCGAAAGGTCGAATGGGGGCACTCCGTTGA
- a CDS encoding cob(I)yrinic acid a,c-diamide adenosyltransferase — translation MKIYTRTGDKGKTSLIGGRVDKDSLRVEAYGTTDELNSFIGKAMTELDATIFADLLTDLETIQNELFDGGGDLANVMKERHYKLSEEPIEVLEQRIDELMEEAPELERFILPGGSPAAATLHIARTIARRAERQTVTLMKAEEDVPATVQKYLNRLSDYLFVAARIANARVNVPDNEYVRSAKVFRTDKKKED, via the coding sequence ATGAAAATTTATACACGTACAGGGGATAAAGGGAAAACAAGTTTAATAGGTGGACGTGTCGATAAAGATAGTTTACGTGTGGAAGCATACGGCACGACAGATGAGCTGAATTCATTTATCGGCAAGGCAATGACGGAGTTGGATGCGACGATTTTTGCCGATTTGCTAACGGACTTGGAAACGATTCAAAACGAATTATTCGATGGCGGTGGCGACTTGGCGAATGTCATGAAAGAACGCCATTACAAATTGTCCGAAGAGCCGATTGAAGTGTTAGAACAACGCATTGATGAGTTGATGGAGGAGGCGCCCGAGCTTGAGCGTTTCATCTTACCGGGTGGCTCACCAGCTGCTGCCACGTTGCATATTGCGCGGACGATTGCCAGACGTGCAGAACGTCAGACAGTGACATTGATGAAGGCAGAAGAAGATGTACCTGCAACGGTGCAAAAGTATTTGAATCGTCTATCGGACTATTTATTCGTGGCGGCTCGTATTGCCAATGCTCGGGTCAATGTGCCGGATAATGAGTATGTGAGAAGTGCGAAAGTGTTTAGGACGGATAAGAAAAAGGAGGACTAA
- a CDS encoding bifunctional adenosylcobinamide kinase/adenosylcobinamide-phosphate guanylyltransferase, with protein MRIYIGGAHNGKRDYVRTMLVDKECVWFEGECPPQNLPTTQPIVIAGLEKWLAETELPEAEAVESIMKAIEVRDVIVILTDIGRGIVPIDAQQRQLRDACGRLYQRLMAEADEVTRIWYGLAQILKKRGD; from the coding sequence GTGCGCATCTATATCGGCGGTGCCCATAACGGCAAAAGGGACTATGTAAGAACGATGTTAGTGGATAAAGAGTGTGTGTGGTTTGAAGGGGAGTGTCCCCCGCAGAACTTGCCCACAACTCAGCCCATTGTGATTGCAGGACTGGAAAAATGGCTGGCAGAAACAGAATTGCCGGAGGCTGAGGCTGTTGAGTCTATCATGAAGGCGATTGAGGTGCGCGATGTCATTGTGATTTTGACAGATATCGGCCGAGGAATTGTCCCGATTGACGCACAGCAGCGCCAGTTGCGTGATGCGTGTGGACGGCTCTATCAGCGGTTGATGGCGGAAGCGGATGAAGTGACACGGATTTGGTATGGACTTGCACAAATACTAAAGAAAAGGGGAGATTGA
- a CDS encoding histidine phosphatase family protein: MARSFVIYVMRHLPTAGNVARKYIGWTDEPILPLEAWDSGLPFEPTHVVGSDLLRVRQSAALYCPQAVYEVDCRWRECHFGDFEGKTYADLEEDKDYRAWIDDPYGIAPRGGESLVALEARVLPAFSELSNDAVVVTHGGPIRAILTAFSPVARAFWSWDIPHGTGYRLEWSSEKAFKEGKTCASISAVPITAKGTM, translated from the coding sequence ATGGCTCGTAGCTTTGTTATCTATGTGATGCGTCATTTGCCGACGGCTGGAAATGTAGCACGCAAATATATCGGTTGGACAGACGAACCCATTTTGCCGTTGGAAGCATGGGATAGTGGATTGCCTTTTGAGCCAACGCATGTTGTCGGGAGCGATTTACTACGTGTGAGGCAGAGCGCCGCATTGTATTGTCCACAGGCGGTGTATGAGGTGGATTGTCGTTGGCGTGAATGTCATTTCGGTGATTTTGAAGGAAAAACGTATGCCGACCTTGAAGAGGATAAGGACTATCGTGCGTGGATTGACGACCCTTACGGAATAGCACCAAGGGGTGGTGAAAGTTTGGTAGCGTTGGAAGCACGTGTGTTGCCTGCGTTTAGTGAGTTGTCGAACGATGCCGTTGTGGTGACACATGGCGGCCCCATACGCGCTATTTTAACGGCCTTTTCACCTGTTGCGCGTGCGTTTTGGTCATGGGACATTCCGCATGGTACAGGTTATCGCCTTGAATGGTCGAGTGAAAAAGCGTTCAAGGAGGGAAAAACGTGCGCATCTATATCGGCGGTGCCCATAACGGCAAAAGGGACTATGTAA
- the cobS gene encoding adenosylcobinamide-GDP ribazoletransferase, producing MNGLLLALQFFTSIPIKKELPLERKDVTAMYVALPVVGAAIGLVMYTVSFVLFQELHMGTLLTAVLILLAGIVLTGGLHLDGWADTGDAFFSYRDREKRLEILDDPRLGAFGAMALVLLVIVKIALFNELLLRGMGNVALFIAIPLLARAALNVYFTTVPLAKDKGIAHFFKEKMAGNVVIGCSVIGSVLAMFIVGFVMNSISIPVAWAVVLFVGVVLFRKWSLKHFGGVSGDLCGAFIEGMEALLWLVALLSM from the coding sequence GTGAACGGTTTGTTGTTAGCGTTGCAGTTTTTCACATCGATTCCTATAAAAAAAGAATTGCCGTTGGAGCGTAAAGACGTGACGGCTATGTATGTGGCGCTTCCCGTTGTTGGCGCTGCCATCGGGCTTGTCATGTATACAGTGTCCTTTGTGTTGTTTCAGGAATTGCACATGGGGACATTGCTGACGGCGGTTCTCATTCTATTGGCAGGCATTGTGTTAACAGGTGGTCTGCATTTGGATGGCTGGGCGGATACGGGCGATGCATTTTTTTCCTATCGGGACCGCGAGAAACGATTGGAAATTTTAGATGATCCGCGTCTGGGCGCGTTTGGAGCGATGGCACTTGTGCTGCTGGTCATTGTGAAAATCGCCTTGTTCAATGAACTGTTACTGCGTGGAATGGGAAATGTCGCGTTATTCATCGCAATCCCATTGTTAGCGCGCGCCGCTTTGAATGTTTATTTCACTACGGTTCCACTGGCGAAAGACAAAGGCATTGCTCATTTCTTTAAAGAGAAAATGGCAGGCAATGTGGTGATAGGTTGTTCCGTGATTGGTAGTGTGTTGGCCATGTTCATTGTCGGATTCGTGATGAATAGTATAAGTATCCCAGTAGCATGGGCAGTCGTATTGTTTGTAGGCGTTGTGTTATTTCGCAAATGGTCGCTAAAGCATTTTGGTGGCGTTAGCGGCGATTTATGTGGTGCGTTCATCGAAGGAATGGAGGCATTGTTATGGCTCGTAGCTTTGTTATCTATGTGA
- a CDS encoding cobyric acid synthase has protein sequence MNGLMVVGTASDSGKTMICTALCRLLADEGVRVTPFKSQNMSGFSATTANGEEMSRAQFIQALAARTTPSIAMNPILLKPVAGMKSEVLFFGEKFGPVAGMAYRKQFFHRAIEAIETSLAKLAETYDTVIIEGAGSPAEVNLNDREIVNMRVADIADVPVLLVADIDRGGAIASIVGTLQLLSPAHRARVKAIIINKFHGDVALFQEGIEFIESYTGIPVAGVIPYKVDHGIEEEDADRPVMRAPQGVDIYGEWAAHVKSNVNWPLLKEILSGQEE, from the coding sequence ATGAACGGATTAATGGTAGTCGGAACGGCATCCGATTCAGGAAAGACGATGATTTGCACAGCGTTATGCCGTTTATTGGCCGATGAAGGGGTACGGGTAACGCCTTTTAAATCCCAAAACATGTCGGGCTTTTCTGCAACAACGGCGAATGGAGAAGAAATGAGCCGGGCGCAATTTATCCAAGCATTGGCGGCTAGAACAACACCATCGATTGCTATGAATCCGATTTTACTGAAGCCGGTGGCAGGTATGAAATCAGAAGTGTTATTCTTTGGTGAAAAGTTTGGTCCCGTAGCAGGCATGGCTTATCGCAAGCAATTTTTTCATCGTGCTATTGAAGCGATTGAAACATCACTTGCCAAACTGGCGGAGACTTATGACACTGTCATTATTGAAGGCGCAGGTAGTCCAGCAGAAGTGAATCTCAATGATCGAGAAATCGTCAATATGCGCGTTGCGGATATTGCGGATGTACCCGTCCTATTGGTAGCCGATATTGACCGCGGCGGTGCGATTGCGTCGATTGTCGGTACACTGCAACTGCTTTCACCTGCACACCGAGCGCGTGTGAAGGCTATTATCATCAATAAATTTCACGGAGATGTCGCGTTATTTCAAGAAGGCATCGAATTTATTGAATCCTATACAGGCATTCCTGTCGCAGGTGTGATTCCTTACAAAGTCGATCATGGCATTGAAGAGGAAGACGCGGATCGACCTGTTATGCGCGCGCCACAAGGTGTCGATATCTATGGTGAGTGGGCGGCGCATGTGAAGAGCAATGTCAATTGGCCGCTGCTGAAAGAAATCCTGTCGGGGCAGGAGGAATAA
- a CDS encoding bifunctional adenosylcobinamide kinase/adenosylcobinamide-phosphate guanylyltransferase: MVRGKLTFICGGVRSGKSAYAERILVGEAQENGSRLVYIASGTATDLEMQARIDKHRHDRADDNWTTLEQPTQLEAVLSSIQQDDYVLWDCLTTWLANELYAGWEVGTPCIQQPGCMAQKVEQLYGTIDTMRQKVTHLVIVSNEVLDELPLHDEETEIYRSWIGQIHQQLVVTADTAIEMDYGMATVWKNER; encoded by the coding sequence ATGGTTCGCGGAAAATTAACGTTCATATGCGGCGGCGTTCGCAGTGGGAAAAGTGCTTATGCGGAACGCATTCTTGTTGGCGAGGCACAGGAAAATGGGAGTCGGCTTGTCTACATTGCTTCCGGTACAGCAACGGATTTAGAAATGCAGGCGCGTATTGACAAGCATCGGCATGACCGTGCGGATGACAACTGGACAACGCTTGAACAGCCGACGCAGCTAGAAGCCGTATTGTCGTCGATTCAGCAAGACGATTATGTGTTATGGGATTGCTTAACGACATGGCTTGCCAATGAGTTGTATGCCGGTTGGGAAGTAGGGACGCCTTGCATTCAGCAACCCGGCTGCATGGCGCAAAAAGTAGAGCAGCTATATGGAACGATTGACACGATGCGTCAAAAGGTCACACATCTTGTTATCGTGTCCAATGAAGTGCTCGATGAATTGCCATTACATGATGAGGAAACGGAAATATATCGTTCATGGATTGGACAGATTCATCAACAACTTGTCGTAACAGCAGACACGGCGATTGAAATGGATTACGGGATGGCAACAGTTTGGAAAAATGAACGATGA
- a CDS encoding threonine-phosphate decarboxylase — protein sequence MQLPEHGANPHQVYAKLGMDVPERILDVSENVNPAGPPQAVLEMWPRLVAELASYPDPDGEPFLSAVADFHSVPSSFIVAGNGAAELLALVAERYRGKRAVVVHPTFSEYEATLLAKQVEIVRVVASEAEGFTLPLADIYQAMESSAVLYLCTPNNPTGMLPEREVLRTIIRHGAQVGCEVVLDEAFIDFVDESRSFIAEIKEFPHVIIVRSMTKMYAIPGIRLGYVVAHPTIIAGVKALAPHWNVNGMAARVGAVCLQQEAFRQQAIQHATVERGKMTAFLQEHGCTVTDSVANFLTFKLGTVQATGQLYRDLLARGIVLRHSENFRGMDGRWLRVGMKSEDEMIALREELTRWFAEN from the coding sequence ATGCAATTGCCTGAGCACGGTGCGAATCCGCATCAGGTCTATGCAAAACTGGGTATGGATGTGCCGGAACGTATATTGGATGTCAGTGAGAATGTCAATCCAGCGGGTCCACCGCAGGCTGTGTTGGAGATGTGGCCTCGTTTAGTGGCGGAATTAGCGTCTTATCCCGATCCTGATGGCGAACCGTTTTTATCTGCTGTGGCAGATTTTCATAGTGTGCCGTCTTCGTTTATTGTTGCCGGAAACGGGGCAGCCGAATTGTTGGCGCTTGTAGCGGAGCGCTATCGTGGGAAACGGGCTGTGGTTGTTCACCCTACGTTTTCCGAATATGAGGCGACCTTGCTGGCAAAGCAGGTGGAGATTGTGCGGGTAGTGGCTTCGGAAGCGGAGGGCTTTACGTTGCCACTTGCGGACATTTATCAAGCGATGGAGTCGTCGGCCGTGTTGTACTTATGTACGCCAAATAATCCAACGGGCATGCTACCGGAACGGGAAGTACTCCGGACGATTATTCGTCATGGTGCGCAAGTGGGCTGCGAGGTCGTGTTGGATGAAGCATTTATCGATTTTGTTGACGAGTCGCGATCGTTTATTGCAGAAATAAAAGAATTTCCTCATGTCATCATCGTTCGTTCGATGACGAAAATGTACGCTATTCCAGGCATCCGCTTGGGTTATGTGGTGGCACATCCGACCATCATTGCGGGGGTTAAAGCGCTCGCACCTCATTGGAATGTTAACGGGATGGCGGCTCGAGTAGGGGCGGTTTGTTTGCAGCAAGAGGCATTCCGCCAACAGGCGATTCAGCATGCAACGGTTGAAAGGGGCAAGATGACGGCATTTCTTCAGGAACACGGCTGTACGGTAACGGATTCGGTTGCGAACTTCCTCACATTTAAGCTTGGGACAGTGCAAGCGACTGGGCAGTTATACCGGGATTTATTGGCACGCGGTATTGTCCTTCGTCATTCTGAAAATTTCCGTGGTATGGATGGGCGTTGGTTACGAGTTGGTATGAAAAGTGAAGATGAAATGATTGCACTAAGGGAAGAGTTGACACGATGGTTCGCGGAAAATTAA